Proteins encoded within one genomic window of Dyadobacter chenhuakuii:
- a CDS encoding NADP-dependent glyceraldehyde-3-phosphate dehydrogenase, whose translation MDFNSTLKNIFVEEQDIPAAFLLPSLIHQREYLSNGEMKTWDGPVHEVYSPVCIKTENGLERKLIGSYPICTADEAAASLDAAVAAYNNGRGEWPTMSVAERIHCVEQFTGKMIEQKDIIVKLIMWEIGKSFADSTKEFDRTVEYIYATIDSLKNLDRDSSGFDIVDGIAAQVRRSPLGVVLCMGPFNYPLNETFTTLIPALIMGNTILFKPPKFGTLLHYPLQEAFMNSFPKGVVNVIYGRGNAIVPGLMQSGKINVLTLIGSSKVANELKKSHPKVNRLRAVLGLDAKNAAIVTPHADINLAVKEIITGSLSFNGQRCTALKIVWVHRSIADQFLKELCDAVGELKFGMPWEKGVALTPLPETNKIEYLNGCISDALENGAQIMNENGGASEGSFFYPAVVYPVNDKMKLYYEEQFGPIVPVVPFDDLEETIEYLIESTHGQQVSIFSNNADEVASLIDPLVNQVSRVNVNSQCQRGPDVFPFTGRKDSAEGTLSVADAIRSFSIRSLVAFKMNEANKQLINEIVHEDTSNFLSTKFIF comes from the coding sequence ATGGATTTCAATTCCACGTTAAAAAACATCTTTGTTGAAGAACAAGACATTCCCGCAGCGTTTTTGCTGCCTTCATTGATCCACCAGCGCGAGTATCTGAGCAATGGCGAAATGAAGACCTGGGATGGCCCTGTGCATGAGGTTTACTCACCTGTTTGTATCAAAACAGAAAATGGCCTTGAACGCAAACTGATAGGCAGTTATCCGATATGCACAGCCGACGAAGCAGCTGCTTCGCTGGACGCTGCTGTTGCCGCTTACAACAATGGCCGTGGCGAATGGCCTACGATGAGTGTTGCCGAACGAATTCACTGTGTGGAGCAGTTCACCGGTAAAATGATCGAGCAAAAAGACATTATCGTAAAGCTCATCATGTGGGAAATCGGTAAGTCGTTTGCCGATTCAACAAAAGAATTTGACCGGACCGTTGAATACATTTACGCAACCATTGATTCCCTGAAAAACCTGGACCGCGACTCTTCCGGGTTTGACATTGTGGACGGCATTGCCGCTCAGGTAAGACGCTCACCCTTAGGCGTTGTGCTTTGTATGGGACCATTTAATTACCCCTTAAACGAAACTTTCACAACCCTGATCCCCGCATTGATCATGGGTAACACGATACTTTTCAAACCTCCGAAGTTTGGTACATTGCTGCATTATCCTTTGCAGGAAGCCTTCATGAACAGCTTTCCGAAAGGCGTAGTGAATGTGATTTACGGCCGTGGCAATGCGATTGTTCCGGGGCTTATGCAGTCCGGGAAGATCAATGTGCTCACATTGATCGGTTCGAGTAAAGTGGCCAACGAACTGAAAAAATCCCACCCGAAAGTAAACCGCTTACGTGCAGTTCTGGGTCTGGATGCGAAAAATGCAGCGATTGTTACGCCGCATGCAGACATCAACCTCGCTGTAAAAGAGATCATTACGGGCTCGCTTTCCTTCAATGGCCAGCGTTGCACGGCTTTGAAGATCGTCTGGGTACACAGGAGCATTGCGGATCAATTCCTGAAAGAGCTTTGTGATGCGGTCGGTGAATTGAAATTCGGGATGCCGTGGGAAAAAGGCGTCGCCCTCACTCCCCTGCCCGAAACCAATAAAATTGAATATCTGAACGGCTGCATTTCTGATGCACTCGAAAATGGCGCGCAGATCATGAATGAAAACGGCGGCGCTTCGGAAGGCTCGTTCTTTTATCCGGCTGTGGTTTATCCGGTTAATGATAAAATGAAGCTTTATTACGAAGAGCAATTCGGCCCCATCGTGCCCGTTGTGCCGTTTGATGACCTGGAAGAAACGATTGAATATTTAATTGAATCTACACACGGACAGCAGGTTAGTATATTCAGTAACAATGCCGATGAAGTTGCTTCGCTGATCGATCCGCTCGTAAATCAGGTGAGCCGTGTGAATGTGAACAGCCAGTGCCAGCGCGGTCCGGACGTGTTCCCATTCACCGGACGCAAGGACAGCGCGGAAGGAACATTGTCTGTTGCCGACGCGATCCGCTCGTTCTCGATCCGCTCATTGGTTGCATTTAAAATGAACGAAGCGAATAAGCAGCTGATCAACGAAATTGTTCACGAGGATACTTCCAACTTCCTGAGCACTAAATTTATTTTTTAG
- a CDS encoding MATE family efflux transporter produces MKTEASQTLKLALPIIIGELAQMALHLIDSAMVGAISYKQLAAAALVINAMNIPFVIGIGMTISVSQMVSLANGRRDSQLVSHYLFNGFCLCALTAVAISLTLVFGKGLLHNLGQDPEVVELAIPFMKLMGLSIIPMLLFMTLKQFADGLEYTRTAMILSLAGMPLNILLNWLLIYGNWGFPRLELEGAGWATLITRSCMFLALAAVVLKHKTFSRYIAVSSSQWKFKAQTWRELLHIGIPSSLQIGMEAGAFAVSGIIIGTLGAVAQAAHQIALSSASLTFMVSMGLAQAGSIRVSNALGRKDWLKIFVIGKSTILTALIYGTLCAILFSVFRFQIPTLFNKNTEVLALAALLLLFAAVFQISDSTQAIGAGLLRGIKDVKTPTVLIGVAYWVIGIPVGYLLAFHFGMGAVGMWLGLILGLTMASIFLITRFFKMTKHSNI; encoded by the coding sequence ATGAAAACCGAAGCATCACAAACATTAAAATTAGCTTTACCCATCATCATCGGAGAACTTGCCCAAATGGCCCTCCACCTTATTGACAGTGCGATGGTCGGCGCGATCAGCTACAAGCAACTCGCCGCCGCCGCCTTGGTCATCAATGCCATGAACATTCCTTTTGTGATCGGCATAGGAATGACTATTTCGGTTTCCCAAATGGTTTCTCTGGCCAACGGGCGCCGCGATTCCCAGCTGGTTTCACATTATTTGTTCAATGGTTTTTGCCTTTGCGCATTAACGGCCGTTGCCATCTCGCTTACGCTGGTTTTTGGAAAAGGCTTGCTGCATAACCTGGGACAGGATCCCGAAGTGGTGGAGCTGGCGATCCCGTTTATGAAATTAATGGGCCTTTCCATCATTCCCATGCTGCTCTTCATGACCTTGAAACAATTTGCGGACGGCCTGGAATATACCAGGACGGCCATGATATTGTCGCTGGCCGGGATGCCGCTGAACATTCTGCTGAACTGGCTGCTTATCTACGGCAACTGGGGTTTTCCACGCCTTGAATTGGAAGGTGCAGGCTGGGCAACATTGATCACGCGGTCCTGCATGTTTCTGGCGCTGGCCGCCGTTGTTTTAAAGCACAAAACCTTTTCGCGATACATTGCTGTCAGCAGCAGTCAATGGAAATTTAAAGCGCAAACCTGGAGGGAGCTGCTGCATATTGGCATTCCCAGCAGTTTGCAGATTGGTATGGAGGCCGGGGCATTCGCTGTTTCGGGTATCATTATAGGAACATTGGGCGCGGTGGCGCAAGCCGCGCATCAAATTGCATTAAGCAGCGCTTCCTTAACATTTATGGTTTCTATGGGCCTTGCGCAGGCGGGCTCGATCCGCGTAAGCAACGCGCTGGGCAGGAAAGATTGGCTCAAAATCTTTGTTATCGGAAAAAGCACCATTCTCACCGCATTGATTTACGGAACGCTCTGTGCGATCCTGTTCTCGGTTTTCCGATTCCAGATCCCTACCCTGTTCAATAAGAACACAGAAGTTCTGGCGCTGGCTGCACTCCTCTTATTGTTTGCAGCCGTATTCCAGATCTCCGACAGCACCCAGGCGATCGGCGCGGGGCTTTTGCGTGGGATTAAGGACGTAAAAACGCCAACCGTCCTGATTGGCGTGGCCTATTGGGTCATTGGAATTCCAGTTGGCTATCTGCTGGCATTTCACTTCGGTATGGGCGCTGTGGGCATGTGGCTGGGCCTGATCCTCGGGCTGACGATGGCTTCGATCTTTTTGATCACCCGGTTCTTCAAAATGACAAAACATAGTAATATTTGA
- a CDS encoding TonB-dependent receptor domain-containing protein, with protein MAIKSSIAARGLSRATVTYTFARLGVLIMIICGCQPLLAQTANKLTVTGKIVDGQNNSPLGYASIRLFRTADSTFTAGAITDETGGFVVDIAAGSYYALSEFIGYKPQITQDIKLNGANSPLNIGTIKISGSARTLDEVTVQAEKSSMELSLDKKIFNVGKDLANAGGTGVDILTNIPSVAVDVEGNVSLRGSGNVRILIDGKPSGLVSIKGASGLQQLQGSMIERVEIITNPSARYEAEGMGGVINIVLKKERKEGINGSFDIITGYPTNYGAAANVNYRRKNLNFFINYTLSYRNTPGKNYLYQELYRNDSTFIMERDMTSNLKGMNNSARGGIDYYFNPKNILTGSYTWRTSKGKRFSTLKYRDYLGSVNNLTSFTNRTQDETETEPNSEYSLTYRKTFNKKGQELTADVRYLDNWEDSDQYYRENVYRPDGSPSDIPPLLQRAVNYETEKQLLFQVDYVHPFGKDGKLEAGARSSSRDMTNDYAVTQETSEGWITLPNLTNDFLYEENINAAYGIVGNKTGKFSYQAGLRAEWTGVTTELKQTREVNERNYANLFPSVHVTYDFAKQNAFQLSFSRRVRRPQYNDLTPFATYSDNRNYWSGNPDLNPEFTNAFEFGHIKYMGKGSLTSSLYYRHTNGKITSIRMVQEDGSSYTRPENLGTEDAYGAEFTSSFTPYQWWKLDGSVNFFRAITDGTGLDEDFQSDTYSWFVRMMSRFTLWKNTDVQLRGNYEAPQQTPQGKRKAMATLDLAASRDILKNNGTLTLSVIDVFNSRKFRSVIEGANFYTVNNSQGRRRQINLTLNYRLHQAKKKPKEGVEGEF; from the coding sequence ATGGCTATTAAAAGCAGCATTGCAGCGAGAGGGCTCAGTAGGGCAACGGTAACGTATACGTTTGCCAGATTGGGAGTGTTAATAATGATTATTTGCGGCTGTCAGCCATTGCTTGCGCAAACTGCGAATAAATTGACCGTTACCGGGAAGATCGTTGACGGTCAGAACAACAGCCCGCTGGGATATGCGAGCATTAGGCTTTTCCGGACTGCGGACAGCACTTTTACAGCAGGTGCCATTACGGATGAAACGGGAGGGTTCGTTGTCGATATCGCTGCCGGTTCCTATTATGCGTTATCCGAATTTATTGGTTATAAACCACAAATCACCCAGGATATCAAGCTTAACGGCGCCAACTCACCCCTGAATATCGGCACCATTAAAATTTCGGGATCGGCAAGGACATTGGATGAAGTCACCGTGCAGGCAGAGAAAAGCTCAATGGAATTATCGCTGGATAAAAAGATCTTCAATGTGGGAAAAGATCTTGCTAATGCGGGTGGGACAGGCGTGGATATCCTGACCAACATTCCATCGGTTGCTGTGGATGTGGAGGGCAATGTCAGTCTCAGGGGGAGCGGAAATGTGCGTATATTAATTGACGGTAAACCTTCCGGGTTAGTGAGTATCAAGGGCGCCAGCGGCTTGCAGCAATTGCAGGGAAGCATGATCGAGCGCGTCGAGATCATTACCAATCCTTCGGCCCGATATGAGGCCGAGGGGATGGGTGGCGTAATTAATATTGTGTTAAAAAAAGAGCGTAAAGAGGGGATTAATGGCTCATTTGACATTATAACAGGTTATCCAACCAATTATGGTGCGGCTGCGAATGTAAATTACCGTCGCAAAAACCTGAACTTTTTCATCAATTATACATTGTCTTACCGGAATACGCCCGGGAAAAATTACCTCTACCAGGAGCTTTACCGCAACGATTCGACCTTCATTATGGAGCGGGATATGACATCCAATCTCAAAGGGATGAACAACAGCGCACGCGGCGGAATAGATTATTATTTTAATCCAAAAAATATTCTGACCGGTTCCTACACCTGGCGCACCAGCAAGGGAAAACGCTTTTCAACATTAAAATACAGGGATTATCTGGGGAGCGTCAACAATCTGACAAGCTTCACTAACCGGACGCAGGACGAGACCGAAACGGAACCGAACTCTGAATATTCGCTGACTTACAGGAAGACATTTAACAAGAAAGGGCAGGAGCTTACGGCTGACGTTCGGTATCTCGACAACTGGGAGGATTCGGACCAGTATTACCGGGAGAATGTTTACCGGCCCGACGGCAGTCCATCGGATATTCCGCCGCTGCTGCAACGTGCCGTGAACTATGAGACAGAAAAACAATTGCTTTTTCAGGTGGATTATGTGCATCCTTTTGGAAAAGACGGGAAATTGGAAGCCGGGGCAAGAAGCAGTTCACGCGATATGACAAACGACTATGCGGTCACGCAGGAAACCAGCGAAGGCTGGATTACTTTGCCCAATCTGACTAATGACTTCTTGTATGAAGAAAATATCAATGCAGCCTACGGGATTGTTGGAAATAAAACGGGCAAATTTTCTTATCAGGCTGGCTTGCGGGCTGAATGGACAGGTGTTACAACAGAATTAAAGCAAACCCGCGAAGTGAATGAACGCAATTATGCGAACTTGTTCCCAAGCGTCCATGTGACTTACGATTTTGCCAAGCAGAACGCATTCCAGCTGAGTTTCAGCCGTCGCGTCCGCAGGCCGCAATATAATGACCTCACCCCTTTTGCGACTTATAGTGACAATCGTAATTATTGGAGTGGCAACCCGGACCTTAACCCGGAATTTACCAATGCATTTGAGTTCGGGCACATTAAGTATATGGGCAAAGGTTCGCTGACGTCTTCACTATATTACCGCCATACGAATGGCAAAATTACGAGTATCAGAATGGTGCAGGAAGACGGAAGCTCTTACACGCGTCCCGAAAACCTGGGCACCGAAGATGCCTACGGTGCAGAATTCACAAGCTCATTTACACCTTATCAATGGTGGAAGCTCGATGGCAGCGTCAACTTTTTCCGCGCCATTACGGACGGGACGGGCCTGGACGAAGACTTCCAGAGCGATACTTACAGCTGGTTCGTGCGGATGATGTCGCGCTTCACATTATGGAAGAATACGGACGTCCAGTTAAGGGGTAATTACGAAGCGCCGCAACAGACTCCACAGGGCAAACGCAAAGCAATGGCGACGCTGGATCTGGCTGCCAGCAGGGATATTTTGAAGAACAATGGGACATTGACGCTGAGCGTGATAGATGTTTTCAACTCGCGTAAATTCAGGTCGGTCATTGAAGGGGCGAATTTCTACACGGTGAATAATTCGCAAGGCCGCAGAAGGCAGATCAACCTGACTTTAAATTACAGATTACACCAGGCAAAGAAGAAACCGAAGGAAGGTGTTGAAGGCGAATTTTAA
- a CDS encoding response regulator: MSAIPNKTIFLADDDADDCMLFEDALREVSTSTELTTANDGVELIHLMENNVPPPPDVIFLDLNMPRKNGFECLEQIRSTKAWESIPVVIFSTTGQEEMVRKVHEQGANFFIRKPGSFPKLKQAIKQILDIDWAKHNWKPVAENFYYQY, translated from the coding sequence ATGAGCGCTATTCCAAATAAAACTATTTTCCTTGCAGACGACGATGCAGATGACTGCATGCTGTTCGAAGATGCATTGAGAGAGGTGAGCACATCGACGGAACTTACTACGGCAAATGACGGGGTTGAATTGATCCATTTAATGGAAAATAACGTTCCGCCGCCGCCAGACGTGATTTTTCTGGACCTGAACATGCCCAGAAAAAACGGTTTCGAGTGCCTGGAACAAATCAGGAGTACAAAAGCTTGGGAGTCGATCCCCGTTGTCATATTTTCGACAACCGGACAAGAGGAAATGGTGCGGAAAGTACACGAACAGGGAGCCAATTTTTTTATAAGGAAACCAGGATCTTTCCCCAAACTGAAACAGGCCATTAAGCAGATCCTCGATATCGACTGGGCTAAGCATAATTGGAAGCCGGTTGCAGAAAATTTTTACTATCAATACTAA
- a CDS encoding PAS domain-containing sensor histidine kinase — protein MQTNVVDSESRFRNTMRQAPVGIVILRGPDFFVEMANDTYLSIIDKSEEEFVNKPLFVTLPEVRVSIEEILNNVIKTGIAYNGNEFEITMRRFGKPEQCYFNFVYQPITEETGEISGIFVVATEVTQQVLAKHRLERSETQFRTLVTQSQFAKAIVKGPEFVISLANESMLTNLWGRQMHEVVGQRLFDVFPELEHQNMGKILRNAYQTGKLYRDSEASMIISGPDGPKEHYVDFQYAPTVEADDEVSGIMISLNDVTDKVTFRKQITDAAERLSLATDGTQLATWDLDLKTRHIIYSGRLATIFGFEETKLLTHQDMRELIHPEDRKAVVEKAFQIALETGTYYYEARIIHPDESIHWIRTQGKIMYDEHHRPHRMLGTMMDITDRKEDELALKISEDKYRTLADELESQVQLRTKELTIANSELVKTNMELAQFAYVASHDLQEPLRKIQTFATRILETENENLSARGKDYFQRMQASSTRMQQLIVDLLAFSRANAVEKHYEEIDLNLVLQSVKEQLGDLIHQANAEVISDTLPVWNIIEYQFEQLFTNLIANAIKFTKTDTSPVIVIRSGRISGELIPVNGAEANQTYQYLSFSDNGIGFDPQFKDRIFQVFQRLHNRSAYEGTGIGLAICKKIVENHQGLIDAIGKPGIGSTFIIYLPL, from the coding sequence GTGCAAACTAACGTAGTCGATAGCGAAAGCAGGTTTAGAAATACAATGAGACAGGCGCCCGTGGGAATAGTTATCCTGCGGGGGCCTGATTTTTTTGTGGAGATGGCCAATGATACGTATCTCAGTATCATTGATAAAAGTGAAGAGGAGTTTGTCAATAAACCGCTGTTTGTTACACTTCCCGAGGTGAGGGTCTCCATTGAAGAAATCCTCAATAATGTGATCAAAACAGGCATTGCCTATAACGGGAATGAGTTTGAGATTACGATGAGGCGTTTCGGCAAGCCGGAGCAATGCTATTTCAATTTTGTATATCAGCCCATTACCGAGGAAACAGGTGAGATTTCGGGCATATTTGTGGTTGCGACGGAGGTTACCCAGCAAGTGCTTGCCAAACACCGGCTTGAACGCAGCGAAACGCAGTTCAGGACGCTGGTTACTCAGTCGCAATTTGCCAAGGCCATTGTGAAAGGCCCGGAGTTTGTGATCAGCCTTGCCAACGAAAGTATGCTTACCAACCTCTGGGGGCGGCAAATGCATGAAGTGGTTGGGCAAAGGTTGTTTGACGTTTTTCCCGAGCTGGAACACCAGAATATGGGTAAAATCCTAAGGAATGCTTACCAGACAGGTAAATTATACCGGGATAGCGAGGCATCCATGATCATTAGCGGCCCCGATGGCCCGAAGGAACATTACGTGGATTTCCAATATGCGCCTACGGTTGAAGCAGATGATGAAGTTTCGGGCATAATGATCTCCCTGAATGATGTTACCGACAAAGTAACATTTCGCAAACAGATTACGGATGCTGCGGAAAGACTTTCCCTGGCCACTGACGGAACGCAGCTTGCTACGTGGGATCTGGATCTGAAAACCAGGCACATTATCTATTCCGGCCGCCTTGCTACTATTTTTGGATTTGAAGAAACCAAACTTCTGACGCATCAGGATATGCGTGAGCTGATCCATCCGGAGGACAGGAAAGCTGTGGTGGAAAAAGCGTTCCAGATTGCTTTGGAGACCGGCACCTATTACTACGAGGCCCGTATTATCCACCCGGACGAATCGATCCATTGGATACGGACACAGGGAAAAATTATGTATGATGAGCATCACCGTCCGCACCGGATGCTCGGCACCATGATGGACATTACCGACCGGAAAGAGGACGAATTAGCACTTAAAATAAGCGAAGATAAATACAGAACATTGGCTGATGAGCTGGAATCCCAGGTTCAGCTCCGTACAAAAGAGCTTACCATTGCCAACAGCGAGCTGGTGAAGACCAATATGGAACTTGCGCAATTTGCCTATGTGGCCAGCCACGATTTGCAGGAGCCATTGCGGAAAATCCAGACATTCGCGACGAGGATACTGGAAACCGAAAATGAAAATTTGTCTGCGCGGGGTAAGGATTATTTTCAGCGGATGCAGGCGTCGTCTACCCGGATGCAGCAGCTGATTGTAGATTTGCTGGCATTCTCGCGTGCGAATGCGGTTGAAAAGCACTATGAAGAAATCGATTTAAATTTGGTCTTGCAGAGCGTAAAAGAGCAGCTCGGGGATCTGATCCATCAGGCAAATGCAGAAGTCATTAGCGATACACTGCCCGTTTGGAACATTATTGAATATCAATTCGAGCAGCTCTTTACAAATTTGATTGCCAATGCCATTAAGTTTACAAAAACTGATACTAGTCCTGTTATCGTCATCCGGTCGGGCCGCATTTCGGGCGAGCTTATCCCGGTCAATGGTGCTGAGGCGAACCAGACTTATCAATATCTGTCATTTTCTGACAATGGGATTGGCTTTGATCCCCAGTTTAAGGACCGCATTTTCCAGGTATTCCAGCGGCTGCACAACCGAAGCGCTTATGAAGGAACGGGCATCGGATTGGCTATTTGTAAAAAAATTGTAGAAAATCATCAAGGCTTGATCGATGCCATTGGCAAGCCAGGAATAGGCTCAACTTTCATTATTTATCTGCCGCTCTGA
- a CDS encoding DMT family transporter, with product MNPRVSLLIGLVSISIFPVLVKWAPVSGITSAFYRMLFGFLFLLPGMLYTRKFNWPAKNLWIPIVLCGIIFATDIAVWNLSIHYSNATQATLLTNLAPAWVGVGSFFFLNNKPKASFWIGTLIAVAGMVVLIGPAAFFEMRLDKGFALALLSGMLYASYMLISKPILNRLNIGSFMTISMAVSSVFLLIVCLIFGEPLWNFTPAIWAVFAVQGLICQLIGWLAISYAVQKMDAQRVSLSLLSQAVVTGLLAWVFIDEKITWQMILGGVIILTGIAITFQKSRNRADSESSL from the coding sequence ATGAATCCGCGCGTCAGCCTTCTTATCGGACTTGTAAGCATTAGTATTTTTCCTGTTTTGGTCAAATGGGCACCGGTTTCAGGGATTACTTCTGCTTTTTACAGGATGTTGTTCGGGTTCTTGTTTTTGCTGCCCGGCATGCTGTATACGCGAAAATTCAATTGGCCCGCAAAGAATTTATGGATTCCAATTGTGCTCTGCGGGATCATTTTTGCGACTGATATAGCCGTTTGGAACCTTTCTATTCACTATTCCAATGCGACGCAGGCAACGCTACTGACGAATCTGGCTCCTGCCTGGGTGGGAGTCGGATCGTTCTTTTTCCTTAATAATAAGCCAAAGGCAAGTTTCTGGATCGGGACGCTTATTGCGGTTGCGGGAATGGTGGTGCTTATCGGTCCGGCGGCTTTTTTTGAAATGCGTCTGGACAAAGGTTTCGCGCTGGCCCTGCTCTCCGGCATGCTGTACGCTTCTTACATGCTGATCAGCAAACCGATCCTTAACCGATTGAATATCGGCAGTTTCATGACCATTAGCATGGCGGTTTCTTCTGTCTTCCTGCTAATTGTCTGCTTAATCTTTGGAGAGCCGCTTTGGAATTTCACGCCTGCTATTTGGGCTGTTTTCGCTGTTCAGGGCCTGATATGCCAATTGATCGGCTGGCTGGCTATCAGTTATGCAGTTCAGAAAATGGACGCGCAGCGCGTTTCCCTGAGCCTGTTGAGCCAGGCGGTTGTTACCGGATTGCTTGCCTGGGTTTTTATTGATGAAAAAATAACCTGGCAAATGATCCTGGGAGGCGTTATCATTCTCACCGGCATTGCCATTACATTTCAGAAATCCCGCAACCGTGCCGACAGCGAATCAAGTTTGTAA
- a CDS encoding NADH:flavin oxidoreductase/NADH oxidase, which translates to MSSLLFTPLTIKSVTLKNRIVVSPMCQYSSVDGFANDWHLVHLGSRAVGGASLLIAEATSVSPEGRISPEDLGIWKDEHIEKLKQITTFIEGQGAVPGVQLAHAGRKASTYPAWKGRGQVPENEGGWQPLSASDIPFHHSEKAPLALDADGIQKVILDFGKAAKRALDAGFKVIELHAAHGYLIHQFFSPLSNVRTDAYGGSFENRVRILIEIIDEVQKVWPAELPLFVRISATDWAENGWDEDQSVQLVKILQTKGVDLIDVSSGGLASHQKITVGPSYQVPFSAKIRKETGALTGAVGLITEAKQSEEILQNGEADLIIMARELLRDPYFPLHAAHELGEDISWPIQYDRAKPTL; encoded by the coding sequence ATGTCATCCCTATTATTCACTCCGCTTACCATTAAAAGTGTCACATTAAAAAACCGGATCGTTGTTTCTCCCATGTGCCAATATTCGTCTGTGGACGGATTCGCCAATGACTGGCATCTGGTGCACCTGGGAAGCCGCGCCGTGGGCGGAGCATCCTTACTGATTGCCGAGGCTACATCCGTTTCTCCGGAAGGCAGGATTTCACCCGAAGATCTGGGTATCTGGAAAGATGAACACATTGAGAAGCTAAAACAAATCACCACTTTCATCGAAGGGCAGGGAGCAGTTCCGGGCGTGCAGCTTGCCCATGCTGGCCGGAAAGCCAGCACCTATCCGGCTTGGAAAGGTCGTGGCCAGGTGCCCGAAAATGAAGGGGGCTGGCAACCATTGAGCGCGTCGGACATTCCTTTTCATCATTCGGAAAAGGCGCCGCTTGCCTTGGATGCGGATGGTATTCAAAAGGTGATTTTAGATTTTGGTAAAGCGGCCAAACGGGCTTTGGACGCAGGTTTCAAGGTTATAGAGCTTCATGCCGCGCACGGTTATCTGATTCACCAATTTTTCTCACCGCTCAGCAATGTACGTACAGATGCGTATGGTGGCAGTTTTGAAAACCGCGTACGCATTCTGATCGAGATCATTGACGAAGTTCAGAAAGTCTGGCCGGCAGAGCTGCCTTTATTTGTGCGCATTTCGGCCACGGACTGGGCTGAGAATGGTTGGGACGAAGACCAATCGGTTCAATTGGTGAAAATCTTGCAAACAAAAGGTGTTGATCTGATCGACGTGTCGAGCGGCGGACTGGCTTCTCACCAGAAAATCACAGTTGGCCCATCTTATCAGGTGCCTTTCTCCGCAAAAATCAGGAAAGAAACCGGTGCCCTGACAGGTGCAGTCGGATTGATTACCGAGGCAAAACAGTCGGAAGAAATTTTACAAAATGGCGAAGCCGACCTGATCATTATGGCAAGGGAGTTGCTGCGTGATCCTTATTTTCCATTGCACGCGGCACACGAACTTGGCGAAGACATTTCCTGGCCTATTCAATACGACCGGGCAAAGCCAACTCTTTAA